The Levilactobacillus namurensis genomic interval GTGGAATCCGCGTAACCGTAATCACGCTTCAACTTCTCAGCACTATCCAGCGACGTGTTCAAGACCACGGAGATATCCTTGGTAATGAACTGGCCACCCTCTTGATCCACATCAATGTATTTCAATTGATGGTCGTGAATCACAGCAGCCGTTGATTGACCGCCACCCAGATCGATTAGGATAGTCCCAAAGTCTTGTTCGCCATCATTCATGACCATCATGCCTTGGGCCAGCGGATTGATGACCGTACCCCGCAAGTGTAATCCGGCCTGTTCGACCGCCTTACGCGTATTGTGCATAATCGTCTTCGGGCCCGTGAACAGGGTCCCGTGGAGCTCTAGCCGAACACCGACCATGCCCCGGGGATCCTTGATGCCGTCAAACCCATCGACCACAAATTCATCGGGCAAGATGTCCACGACTTCCCGTTCTGGGGGTAAACTTTGAATCAACGCGGCGGCCGCAACGTTACGCACGTCCCGTCCCGTAATTTCACGCGACTGATCGTCAATGGCGATCATGCCGCTGCAAGTTTCAATTTTTAACATGTTAGCCGGAATCCCGACAATAACATCGTGAATTTCGATACTAGCCTTTTCTTCGGCTTGCCGAACGGCGCGCTGGATTGCTTCAGCTGCCTTGTCGATGTCCACAATGACACCACGACTGACACCATTCGAACGTTCATTCCCCACACCAATAACGTTCATTTGCCCTTTTACATTTTCAGCAACAATGACTTTTATTGAGGTGGTTCCTATATCGAGACCTACGTACATCCCTGAATTATCCATAGAAAAAGGAACCTCCTAAGCTAATCGATCTATTAACACGTATGAATTCGCTTTTTCTCCTAATTATTTTTCAGTTTACCACATTTACTAGGGGTTGAAAAAGCCTTATTAGCGCTTTTTAGCGCTGAAATCAAAATGATTTATTTCTTAAACGGTGCAGAGTACGCCCCGACTTCCAAATTGACCACACCCTTTTGCTTCATCTTGCTGGCAATACTAGGATAGTACGCCATCTTGGTCGCAAAAG includes:
- the ftsA gene encoding cell division protein FtsA, encoding MDNSGMYVGLDIGTTSIKVIVAENVKGQMNVIGVGNERSNGVSRGVIVDIDKAAEAIQRAVRQAEEKASIEIHDVIVGIPANMLKIETCSGMIAIDDQSREITGRDVRNVAAAALIQSLPPEREVVDILPDEFVVDGFDGIKDPRGMVGVRLELHGTLFTGPKTIMHNTRKAVEQAGLHLRGTVINPLAQGMMVMNDGEQDFGTILIDLGGGQSTAAVIHDHQLKYIDVDQEGGQFITKDISVVLNTSLDSAEKLKRDYGYADSTQASDEDEFPVDVVGQSQPTPVSEKYLAEIIEARLDQIFKRLRTNLDKVQALELPGGIVLTGGVSALPGITELATDEFDATVRAYVPDQMGLRHPSFTLALALVNYFGGLSEIDLLIKSALTGSTQLADETDELRQREAAESAASTETTQPESATRRPAKKRPKAKKKRSEGFKRFFSDFFD